Proteins encoded in a region of the Streptomyces sp. NBC_00310 genome:
- the pdxH gene encoding pyridoxamine 5'-phosphate oxidase — MRKQYRAEGLDESELAGDPMEQFGRWFWQAAQEGAVYEPNAMVVSTADAEGRPGSRTVLMKAYDAQGFVFYTNYDSRKARDLAENPHVSLLFPWHALARQVIVTGTARRTGRDETAAYFRTRPHGSQLGAWASAQSLVISSRAELDAAYEELHTRYPEGEQVPVPPNWGGFRVAPRSVEFWQGRWNRLHDRLRYVAEPDGSWRVERLSP, encoded by the coding sequence ATGCGCAAGCAGTACCGTGCCGAAGGGCTCGACGAGAGCGAGCTGGCCGGTGATCCGATGGAACAGTTCGGGCGGTGGTTCTGGCAGGCCGCGCAGGAGGGGGCGGTCTACGAGCCGAACGCCATGGTGGTGTCGACGGCGGACGCCGAGGGGCGCCCCGGTTCTCGTACGGTGCTGATGAAGGCGTACGACGCGCAGGGCTTCGTCTTCTACACCAACTACGACTCCCGCAAGGCCCGTGACCTGGCGGAGAACCCGCATGTCTCGCTGCTCTTCCCGTGGCACGCGCTCGCCCGGCAGGTGATCGTGACGGGTACGGCGCGGCGGACCGGGCGGGACGAGACGGCGGCGTACTTCCGGACCCGGCCGCATGGTTCGCAGCTCGGCGCGTGGGCCAGCGCGCAGTCCTTGGTGATCTCCTCGCGGGCCGAACTGGACGCCGCGTACGAGGAGTTGCACACCCGCTATCCGGAGGGTGAGCAGGTGCCGGTGCCGCCGAACTGGGGTGGTTTCCGGGTGGCGCCGCGGAGTGTGGAGTTCTGGCAGGGGCGGTGGAACCGGCTGCACGACCGGCTGCGGTACGTGGCGGAGCCGGACGGGTCGTGGCGGGTGGAGCGGCTGAGTCCGTGA